The genomic region ATCTTCTTCTTCTCAACCTTTCGGGGTTAGTCGCTCTGAGAGCGAGTTCTTGGCGGATTAGTCTTATACGATCCTCCATATTCTTATCGGTTCTCTCAAGACAATATGTTAATTCAGTTTCTAAAGGATTAACAGGAATATAATCTTCGTTTACGATCCAAAATTCTACACGTTCGGATTCAATTGTAGAAGAAATGAACAATGTTACAGCTACACCATCGATACAATAACTCCCATCTTCTTCAGTAGCAAAAGCAGCAAGAGCCTTACGACTATCTTCATAAAGGCTTTCATCAACCGCGATATCGATATCGTTTGGAAACAGATCTAGTCCATGTACATAAAGAGCTGCACTTGAAACAATAATCCAAAGTGGCGTTTCTGTTAATGTAAGATTTCTCGCAATTTCAGATAATGCTGTATCAATCTTTTCACGTTCTGCTCCGTTTTCAGGATTACTCATAAAATTTAAAGTCCTAGATAAGTTTAAGCACTTAAAAAATTGCATAATTATAAGGTGAACCCCATTCTTTGGACACGATTTGCCCAAAGTTAAGGTGGATTAACCTCCTTTCCCTTGATTTAATAATTAAAGTATACATCAGCAGGAGTTCTCTTCTCAAGTGAGCTATGTCTCCTCTGATGGTTGTAGAACAAAAAGTACTTCTCTAGTCGATCTCGAGCTTCGTTTCCGTCAGCATAATCATACAGGTACACTTCCTCATATTTCACAGTTCTCCACAACCTCTCGATGAAGATATTGTCAAATGCCCGACCCCTCCCATCCATGCTGATCTTTACACTGTAAATTTTCAGAAGATCCGTGTACTCCTGACTGGTATACTGGCTTCCCTGATCTGTATTCGAAATCTGTGGCCGGCCTTGGTTTAAAGCCTCCTGTAGAACACTGACACAACCTGACTTATGCATTGTATTTGTCAATTTCCAGCTGATTACATATCTTGAATACCAATCCATTTCGGCTATCAGATACAAGAATCCATGTCGCATTCTGATGTACGTAATGTCACTGCACCAGACCTGATTTGGTTTCGTTATCTCAAGATCTTTGAGCAAGTACGGATATTTCTGGTCAACCTCATTGAATTTGCTGAGATTCTTTTTGGGCACTACTGCCGATATGCCCAACAGATTCATCAGTCGTAGAACCTTCTTGTGATTCACATCGTCTCCTGTGGTATTAAGTTCGTCCGTAATTGGTCTATACCCGTAAAAGGGTCTTTTTGTGTAGATCTCATCGATTCGATTAAGTAGGTATTGGTCATATTCACTGACTTCTACTGGTTTGTAGTAGTAAGTACTTTTGTTCAACTGTAAAAGAGCTATTTGATCCTTTTTCGTCAGTACACTATTTTTTTCTACAAGTCGTCGTTTCTCCTCATTCGTCAATTCCCATCTTTTTTTTTAGCCAGTCCAAACTATACTCCAGTTTGCCTATCTTTCTATACAGGTCTTCAATGAGCCTCTCTTTTTCCTTCAGTTCTAAGCTCAGGTCTTTTTTGTCAAATCCGGCTTTCAGAATCTCCTCTGCCTGGGTTTTCCATTTTGCGATTTGATTTGGGTGTATCCCAAACTTTGACCCTAGTTCAGCCATTGTTTCATTTTCTGCCATTGCTGTCTTTGCAACCGTGGCCTTAAATGCCGCTGAGTGTTTTCTTCTTATTTTTCCCATACCTCATTTTACACCTTAACCTCGTGTCCAGTTTTTGGGGTTCACCTCATTACTTTAACCAGAGAAGAAAGCGGTTGTGATTCGAGTTTGTTCCAGAGGCGTAAAAAATGAACAGATTTACTTGCAGAGACTAATCATTATGGCTAGAGTATGTACAGATAGAATAATCAAACCTTAGGATTAAGCTTTATTAGATTTTGTAAATGAAAAAGATAATTATTTTAAGATTAATTAGAATCACATGGCAGATAACAAAACCCTCATAATCCGCAATTCAACAGCAGAATTTCTAATATTCACATCCCAAGCAGGTGAAAATAGTATTGAAGTTAGATATCAAGATGAGACTGTATGGCTCAGTCAAAAAATGATTGCAGAACTCTTTGCAGTTGATGTTAGGACAGTTAATGAACACCTTAAAAATATTTATGAAAGTAGAGAATTAATGGAGGATTCAACTATCCGGAAATTCCGGATAGTTCAAAAAGAGGGTGAAAGGGATGTTTCTAGAGAAATTGATTTCTATAATCTCGATGCAATTATTTCCGTTGGATATAGAGTTAATTCTGTTCGAGCTACGCAATTTCGACAATGGGCTACTCAAGTATTGAGAAACTTTGCAATCAAGGGGTATGTACTTGATAAAAAACGACTTGAGAATGGAGTACTACTAGATGAAAACTATTTTGAGAGGCTACTCGAAGAGATTAGAGAAATTCGACTAAGTGAAAGGATGTTCTATCAAAAGATTACAGATATATACACAACAAGTATTGATTACAATAAAGATGCGCCAACAACTAAAGATTTCTTTGCAAAAGTCCAAAACAAACTACACTTTGCTATACATGGTCATACCGCTGCAGAACTGATAAAAGAAAGAGCTAGTAGCAAAAAAGAAAATATGGGACTAACAACATGGGAAAAAGCTCCGTCAGGTAAAATTCTTAAAAGCGATGTAGGTATAGCTAAGAATTATTTGACTAAAGATGAGTTAGAATCACTCGGTAGGGTTGTAAACTCTTTTCTTGATCTGGCAGAAGATCGTGCTAAAAGACAAATACCAAGTACAATGGAAGACTGGAGCAAACTTCTTGACTCATTTCTTGAACTTAGCGAAAGAGCAAAACTGGATGGGAAAGGAAGCGTCTCAGCTGAGACTGCATTAAAATTTGCATCAAGCGAATTTGAAAAATTTAGGATATTACAAGATAAATTATTCGAGAGTGATTTTGATAAAGAAGTTAAGCACCTACTTCAAGATAATGAAAATAAAGAAAAGGATTAAGTCTAGATCATAAAGAATATATGGAAACACCAATTTTCTACGAAACTGAAACAGAAAATGCACGACTAATAGCTGAAATGCTTCATAGGCATAGAGTTACCCCAAGAGTAGTTCTCACTCCTGTCGGTGGTTATCCATAGCCTGTCTTTTTTTACTGAGGAATTCCCAAATGCAGAAATCATTAGCTTTGATAATAATCGAAGACAAATAAGAGAATTCGAAACTCAAGTAGTAGATGTAACAGGTAGGAAGCCTCGTCATATGGATGTTAGTAATACTGACGCCTTATCAGGTATTCTCGATCGTCACCAAGTCGAATTAGCATTTATGTCAAATATTCCTGATTACCTTGAACCAGAAATCGCAGAAGATACCGTAGGAGTGCTAGTAGAATATGAAGTCCCATGGATAATGGCTTCCCATATGAGAAATGGCTCAAGACAAAGAGGATACAAACCCGAAGGG from Candidatus Nomurabacteria bacterium harbors:
- a CDS encoding virulence RhuM family protein, which produces MADNKTLIIRNSTAEFLIFTSQAGENSIEVRYQDETVWLSQKMIAELFAVDVRTVNEHLKNIYESRELMEDSTIRKFRIVQKEGERDVSREIDFYNLDAIISVGYRVNSVRATQFRQWATQVLRNFAIKGYVLDKKRLENGVLLDENYFERLLEEIREIRLSERMFYQKITDIYTTSIDYNKDAPTTKDFFAKVQNKLHFAIHGHTAAELIKERASSKKENMGLTTWEKAPSGKILKSDVGIAKNYLTKDELESLGRVVNSFLDLAEDRAKRQIPSTMEDWSKLLDSFLELSERAKLDGKGSVSAETALKFASSEFEKFRILQDKLFESDFDKEVKHLLQDNENKEKD
- a CDS encoding IS3 family transposase codes for the protein MTNEEKRRLVEKNSVLTKKDQIALLQLNKSTYYYKPVEVSEYDQYLLNRIDEIYTKRPFYGYRPITDELNTTGDDVNHKKVLRLMNLLGISAVVPKKNLSKFNEVDQKYPYLLKDLEITKPNQVWCSDITYIRMRHGFLYLIAEMDWYSRYVISWKLTNTMHKSGCVSVLQEALNQGRPQISNTDQGSQYTSQEYTDLLKIYSVKISMDGRGRAFDNIFIERLWRTVKYEEVYLYDYADGNEARDRLEKYFLFYNHQRRHSSLEKRTPADVYFNY
- a CDS encoding transposase, which encodes MGKIRRKHSAAFKATVAKTAMAENETMAELGSKFGIHPNQIAKWKTQAEEILKAGFDKKDLSLELKEKERLIEDLYRKIGKLEYSLDWLKKKMGIDE